The following proteins are encoded in a genomic region of Rhodopirellula bahusiensis:
- a CDS encoding Gfo/Idh/MocA family protein, with product MVDKLNADQKEVGSHNYYSAVGSYYDVNRRDFLRGIVATGAVSGAGLGAAYFGYGKVTDPVRVAVIGTGDEGNVLIGGCNPEYVDVKAICDIRPFSQFRAFHGDWSSPSALKRRPGLISVAGYKDEAEARKNVKVYDGSNGGIMACLDDPDIEAVIIALPLWLHAPVAAQAMERGLHVLTEKLMAHNVAQCKVMSRMAGSMEDKNGNPLHLATGHQRHYNVKYQDAINLIRWGLLGQLHHIRAQWHRSNVPGADSWSMPIPGGEMVNGKNFDKIAKDIEYRKKKLSETTDPDEMIRLQMEIEQWTAWDADKNVDPKEFGYEGFSVGDKTFSAMEELHRWRLFNRTGAGLMAELGSHQLDAVSIFLSSLRDDKKKVHPLSVHAVGGRHIMPVDREVGDHVYCMFEFPGPEYSSTFDVGYYDRVERYPNPESPGNGPVAGYETDPNKKVVVTYSSINGNGFGGWGEVVMGTKGTLVLDKETDVYLYRNSDTSSKAGVVKKDAGFALDTSASGDYAAPVAQAASSGPVSRGYREEIEHWAYCIRNPDGENKPRCYPEVAMGDAVIALGTNVALKRSAKGESGYLQFKEEWFDIDNDATPDDSDIAAETEFMKKPVA from the coding sequence ATGGTAGATAAACTCAACGCCGATCAAAAAGAAGTCGGCTCACACAATTACTATTCCGCCGTCGGCAGTTACTACGACGTCAACCGTCGTGACTTCCTGCGTGGCATCGTTGCCACCGGTGCCGTCAGTGGTGCCGGCCTTGGTGCGGCTTACTTCGGTTACGGAAAGGTCACCGACCCCGTCCGCGTTGCGGTCATCGGAACCGGTGACGAAGGAAACGTTCTAATCGGCGGCTGCAACCCCGAGTATGTGGACGTCAAAGCAATCTGCGACATTCGTCCCTTCAGTCAATTCCGTGCTTTCCACGGTGACTGGTCTTCTCCATCGGCTCTGAAACGCCGCCCGGGTTTGATCAGCGTTGCTGGTTACAAAGACGAAGCGGAAGCTCGTAAGAACGTCAAGGTTTACGACGGATCCAACGGCGGCATCATGGCTTGCCTTGACGATCCCGATATCGAAGCGGTGATCATCGCATTGCCACTTTGGTTGCACGCTCCCGTCGCCGCTCAAGCGATGGAACGTGGCCTGCACGTGCTGACTGAAAAGCTGATGGCACACAACGTGGCTCAGTGCAAAGTCATGTCGCGAATGGCCGGCAGCATGGAAGACAAGAACGGCAACCCGCTGCACTTGGCGACCGGTCACCAACGTCACTACAACGTGAAGTACCAAGACGCGATCAACCTGATCCGTTGGGGATTGCTGGGCCAACTGCACCATATCCGTGCTCAGTGGCACCGTAGCAATGTGCCAGGTGCGGACAGCTGGTCGATGCCGATTCCCGGTGGCGAAATGGTCAACGGAAAGAACTTCGACAAGATCGCCAAGGACATCGAGTACCGCAAAAAGAAGCTTTCGGAAACGACTGATCCGGACGAGATGATTCGTCTGCAGATGGAAATCGAGCAGTGGACGGCTTGGGACGCGGACAAGAATGTCGATCCGAAAGAATTCGGATACGAAGGTTTCTCGGTCGGCGACAAAACGTTCAGCGCGATGGAAGAACTCCACCGTTGGCGATTGTTCAACCGCACGGGTGCCGGCCTGATGGCGGAACTCGGTAGTCACCAGCTCGACGCCGTGAGCATCTTCCTCAGCTCGTTGCGTGATGACAAGAAGAAGGTTCATCCGCTCAGCGTTCATGCGGTTGGCGGACGCCACATCATGCCGGTTGACCGAGAAGTCGGTGACCACGTCTACTGCATGTTTGAGTTCCCTGGGCCGGAATACAGCAGCACCTTCGACGTCGGTTATTACGACCGCGTGGAACGTTACCCCAACCCGGAAAGCCCCGGAAACGGTCCCGTTGCCGGTTATGAAACCGATCCGAACAAGAAGGTTGTTGTGACCTACTCGTCGATCAACGGCAACGGATTTGGTGGCTGGGGCGAAGTTGTCATGGGCACGAAGGGAACGTTGGTCCTGGACAAGGAAACCGACGTTTATCTCTACCGAAACAGCGACACCAGCAGCAAAGCCGGTGTGGTCAAGAAGGATGCTGGATTCGCATTGGACACATCCGCCAGTGGCGACTACGCCGCGCCGGTTGCCCAAGCTGCTTCGTCCGGTCCTGTCAGTCGTGGTTACCGCGAAGAGATTGAGCACTGGGCCTACTGCATCCGCAACCCTGACGGTGAAAACAAACCTCGCTGTTACCCCGAGGTCGCAATGGGCGACGCGGTCATCGCGTTGGGAACCAACGTGGCTCTGAAGCGTTCGGCCAAGGGCGAAAGCGGTTATCTGCAGTTCAAGGAAGAGTGGTTCGACATCGACAACGATGCGACTCCAGACGATAGCGACATCGCTGCGGAAACCGAGTTCATGAAAAAACCTGTGGCATAG
- the queD gene encoding 6-carboxytetrahydropterin synthase QueD has protein sequence MRRFSFCAGHRLVGHEGKCQNLHGHNYVLEVYVTGAEQDAVGRILDFKQLKTRCKDWIDENWDHTFVLWEKDQNGLDAIRSSEPHRIYELDSNPTAENMAKHFLEQICPKILGDSGATAYKVRLWESEETYAEVELD, from the coding sequence ATGCGACGCTTTTCGTTCTGCGCCGGTCACCGATTGGTCGGGCACGAAGGAAAATGCCAGAACCTGCACGGTCACAACTACGTTCTCGAGGTCTACGTGACCGGAGCGGAGCAAGACGCGGTGGGTCGGATCCTGGACTTCAAACAACTGAAGACTCGTTGCAAAGACTGGATCGACGAGAACTGGGACCACACGTTCGTGCTGTGGGAAAAAGACCAAAACGGCTTGGACGCGATTCGCAGCTCCGAGCCCCATCGCATTTATGAGCTGGACAGCAATCCCACCGCCGAAAACATGGCCAAGCATTTCCTGGAGCAAATTTGCCCGAAGATTCTGGGCGACTCCGGCGCGACCGCATACAAGGTCCGCCTTTGGGAAAGTGAAGAGACCTACGCGGAAGTCGAACTTGACTGA
- the rdgB gene encoding RdgB/HAM1 family non-canonical purine NTP pyrophosphatase, whose product MFDLVLGTGNAKKLVELRMMLPEDSIALTALSEIDDAIDVVEDGETFSANAAKKATEQAKHLKRWVLAEDSGLSVDALKGEPGVYSARYAGTHGDDEANNEKLLRELADVPVDRRGAQFNCHLCLSDPDGNVRLAESGICRGRIAMERSGGAGFGYDPLFVIPEYHKTFGELNLTVKRALSHRSRALRIFIPQLLRLVQSSSTSA is encoded by the coding sequence ATGTTTGATCTCGTTCTCGGAACTGGCAACGCGAAAAAGCTCGTCGAGCTTCGAATGATGTTGCCGGAAGACTCGATCGCTTTGACCGCCTTGTCTGAGATTGACGATGCGATCGACGTGGTCGAAGATGGCGAAACGTTTTCCGCGAACGCGGCAAAAAAGGCGACTGAGCAAGCCAAGCATTTGAAACGATGGGTGCTGGCTGAAGACAGTGGGCTATCCGTTGATGCCTTGAAGGGCGAACCGGGAGTCTATTCGGCACGTTACGCCGGAACTCATGGCGACGACGAAGCCAACAACGAGAAATTGTTGCGAGAATTGGCCGATGTTCCCGTGGACCGTCGCGGGGCCCAATTCAATTGTCACCTGTGCCTGTCCGATCCCGACGGCAACGTTCGGTTGGCTGAGTCAGGAATCTGTCGCGGCCGAATCGCGATGGAACGAAGCGGCGGCGCGGGATTTGGATACGACCCGTTGTTCGTGATCCCGGAATACCACAAGACATTTGGTGAGCTGAACTTGACCGTGAAGCGTGCCCTCAGTCATCGCTCGCGAGCCCTGCGGATTTTCATCCCGCAGTTGCTGCGTCTCGTTCAGTCAAGTTCGACTTCCGCGTAG
- a CDS encoding c-type cytochrome: MLGFCFLREDCLVTKLRRLSVLCVIVCAGLASPQKAAATELAKSSSEQTSEASTENVRAVEKGWEVLTRKPLLPSDFSQKVIEDIWRSWPDEARAEVENASPEDRLRSIYHRYGLSERPELTVRDDGIAMFQMPKEQDVVGPPMQYVVDEDGDWTMNCLSCHGGSVYGVPTPGAPNNRYALQTLTEEVRGTKFRLGKPLGRMELGSLVIPLGTTNGTTNAVVFGMGLMQYRDSHLNVVPNTPQAFVHHDMDAPPWWHFHKRPYLYIDGFAQKGHRGLMQFTLVPENGPDFYRDHEDDFRNVFAFLSSLRAPKYDGPIDEDLADTGRHLFEQTCSRCHGTYGGDGGSYPNEMVAIDEIGTDPVRFKALSREGRQKYADSWFAELEPGKSQETLVSPEGYVAPPLDGVWASPPYFHNGSVPTLWHVLHPEERPTVWRRSEEAIDHDRVGFQFELAEKAPVFQPDVLIRRSYFDTRRFGKSAAGHDYPNELNEAEKRAVLEYLKTL; this comes from the coding sequence ATGCTTGGTTTTTGTTTTCTCCGCGAAGACTGTTTGGTCACGAAACTTCGCCGCCTGAGTGTGCTTTGTGTCATCGTGTGCGCCGGTCTGGCATCACCGCAGAAAGCCGCCGCCACCGAACTCGCGAAAAGTTCGTCTGAGCAAACAAGTGAGGCTTCAACGGAAAATGTCCGCGCCGTTGAGAAGGGTTGGGAAGTTCTGACCCGGAAGCCGTTGCTGCCGAGCGATTTCTCTCAGAAAGTGATCGAAGACATCTGGCGGAGTTGGCCCGACGAGGCTCGTGCGGAGGTGGAGAACGCTTCGCCGGAAGATCGACTGCGATCGATCTACCACCGCTACGGTTTGTCCGAGCGACCGGAACTGACGGTGCGTGACGATGGAATCGCGATGTTCCAAATGCCGAAGGAGCAGGACGTTGTCGGCCCGCCGATGCAGTACGTCGTCGACGAGGACGGTGACTGGACAATGAATTGTCTGTCCTGTCACGGAGGTTCCGTCTATGGCGTGCCGACGCCCGGTGCACCCAACAACCGCTACGCCCTGCAGACACTCACCGAAGAAGTTCGTGGGACCAAGTTCCGTCTGGGCAAACCACTGGGACGAATGGAGTTGGGATCACTGGTCATTCCATTGGGCACAACGAATGGGACCACCAATGCAGTGGTCTTTGGAATGGGGCTGATGCAGTACCGGGATTCGCATCTGAACGTCGTTCCGAACACGCCTCAGGCTTTTGTTCATCATGACATGGACGCTCCACCGTGGTGGCACTTTCACAAACGCCCGTATCTTTACATCGATGGATTTGCGCAAAAGGGGCATCGCGGCTTGATGCAGTTCACATTGGTCCCCGAAAATGGCCCCGATTTCTATCGCGATCACGAAGACGACTTCCGAAACGTTTTCGCCTTTTTATCGTCATTGCGTGCACCGAAGTATGACGGCCCGATCGATGAAGACCTCGCCGACACCGGGCGGCATTTGTTCGAACAAACTTGCTCGCGATGTCACGGCACCTACGGGGGAGACGGCGGAAGTTATCCGAATGAAATGGTTGCGATCGATGAGATCGGTACTGATCCGGTCCGCTTCAAGGCCCTTTCGCGCGAAGGTCGCCAGAAGTACGCCGATTCTTGGTTCGCTGAACTCGAACCGGGAAAATCTCAAGAAACGCTGGTCAGTCCCGAAGGTTACGTCGCGCCACCTTTGGATGGTGTTTGGGCCAGCCCACCGTATTTTCACAACGGCAGCGTTCCGACTCTGTGGCACGTGCTTCACCCCGAGGAACGTCCCACTGTTTGGCGACGATCCGAAGAAGCGATCGATCATGACCGCGTTGGTTTTCAGTTCGAACTGGCCGAGAAAGCCCCTGTCTTTCAGCCCGATGTGCTGATTCGGCGCAGCTACTTTGACACACGCCGGTTCGGTAAAAGTGCGGCGGGGCACGACTATCCAAACGAATTGAACGAAGCGGAGAAGCGAGCCGTGTTGGAATACCTCAAAACCCTCTGA
- a CDS encoding HEAT repeat domain-containing protein codes for MNATTALQRCRFGFVWITLSLTAASGCSSFWKRDQNDEANNPKLAKLLKVPDPPDLVREAAIPHGMQSVRVNGVAIVNALPETGGPALPSGFRDMLLEEMKRKEIPNPNEFLERNDTALVQVRGTIRPGARRGDTLDLEILTPPKTEAIDLHGGWLLDTRLRHQKVLDSAVRSSDVLAVATGPVLTRADHEGEEDGALRVQGSILSGGVVQSDRKLGLVLRPDFQHVKMSAAIAQAINNRFYFFDGSTRRGIAEPIEDDFIQLDVHPRYRHNVARLMAVVRAIGVAPESSNTQVRLTELGERMKLPAKAADAALQLEGLGEPAIPTLLEAVRSSNPELRFYAAEALAYLDREEAVDPLIAAIRAEPAFRAPALKALEDMQHHNVVEGLTRLMDEPSLETRYGGFNTLRNREDGKQKLAGQNLRGTYRLYQVPSTATPAVVVSLRRKPEIVLFGDVQPLQIETFFLGPSGIMIRSVPESGQLRISRFQAGKDDAFAEVDNTLAAMLEGLTEVGGGYGDALSLLRMAKTQGILPDQLAFDPLPKSLRTYYRNEGSDEDDSDEDSKGFASDSESDSDGV; via the coding sequence ATGAACGCAACTACCGCTCTCCAACGCTGCCGATTCGGTTTTGTGTGGATCACGCTGTCGCTGACCGCTGCTAGTGGATGCAGTTCATTCTGGAAACGCGACCAGAACGACGAGGCGAACAATCCAAAATTGGCCAAGCTGCTCAAGGTTCCTGATCCACCGGATTTGGTGCGTGAAGCGGCCATCCCTCACGGCATGCAAAGCGTTCGCGTCAATGGCGTCGCGATCGTCAACGCTCTGCCCGAAACCGGCGGTCCCGCCCTGCCATCGGGTTTTCGCGACATGTTGCTGGAGGAAATGAAACGCAAAGAGATCCCCAACCCCAACGAATTCCTAGAACGCAACGACACCGCACTCGTTCAGGTTCGCGGCACCATTCGCCCAGGTGCACGACGTGGCGACACACTGGACCTGGAAATCCTGACACCACCCAAGACCGAAGCGATCGACTTGCATGGCGGTTGGTTGCTTGATACTCGGCTTCGTCACCAAAAGGTCCTAGACAGTGCCGTTCGCAGCAGCGATGTATTGGCCGTTGCGACCGGTCCCGTGCTGACCCGAGCCGATCACGAAGGCGAAGAAGATGGTGCCCTACGAGTTCAAGGCTCGATCTTGTCCGGCGGCGTCGTGCAAAGCGATCGCAAGCTCGGCTTGGTTCTTCGGCCCGATTTCCAACACGTCAAAATGTCTGCGGCCATCGCCCAAGCGATCAACAATCGCTTCTACTTCTTCGACGGATCAACCCGTCGTGGAATCGCAGAACCGATCGAAGATGACTTCATTCAGTTGGATGTCCATCCTCGCTATCGGCACAACGTCGCTCGACTGATGGCCGTTGTCCGAGCAATCGGCGTCGCACCCGAATCCTCCAACACGCAAGTCCGCCTCACCGAACTGGGCGAACGGATGAAGTTGCCGGCTAAAGCGGCTGACGCTGCTTTGCAACTGGAAGGTCTCGGCGAACCTGCCATCCCAACGTTGCTGGAAGCTGTCCGATCATCCAATCCGGAACTTCGTTTCTACGCTGCCGAGGCACTCGCCTACTTGGATCGCGAAGAAGCGGTGGATCCTTTGATCGCGGCGATTCGTGCGGAGCCCGCCTTCCGTGCTCCGGCCCTGAAAGCACTCGAAGACATGCAGCACCACAACGTGGTCGAAGGCCTGACGCGATTGATGGACGAGCCGAGCTTGGAAACTCGCTACGGCGGATTCAACACGCTCCGCAATCGCGAAGACGGCAAACAAAAGCTAGCCGGCCAAAACTTGCGTGGCACATACCGACTGTATCAAGTCCCATCGACAGCAACGCCTGCCGTGGTCGTTTCGCTGCGTCGTAAACCCGAGATCGTACTGTTTGGCGATGTCCAACCACTGCAAATCGAAACGTTCTTCTTGGGCCCTTCCGGGATCATGATTCGTTCGGTTCCAGAATCTGGACAGCTTCGAATCAGTCGTTTCCAAGCTGGCAAGGACGACGCCTTTGCAGAAGTCGACAACACACTCGCTGCCATGCTGGAAGGCTTGACCGAGGTCGGTGGCGGCTATGGCGACGCCTTGTCGCTGTTGCGAATGGCCAAGACACAGGGAATCCTACCCGATCAACTGGCGTTCGATCCGCTTCCGAAAAGCTTGCGAACCTACTATCGCAACGAAGGCTCCGACGAAGATGACTCGGACGAGGACAGCAAAGGATTTGCGAGCGATTCCGAATCGGATTCCGACGGCGTCTGA
- a CDS encoding efflux RND transporter permease subunit, which translates to MNRLPAFAVSRPTVVITFVLMFVCWGILAALTMPRREDPEFTLKICVVSARWPGASAEKMEELVTDPLEEAIDGIEEVRLIRSTSSSEQTVIFVELEEWLPGAKIDDAWDRVRARVENVPMPDPVVVPFVNDEFADTSVILFAVHQQPDEETNSIDPRFAYSDRELDIYSERIRDALRLLPGVAKVERHGVREEAIYVETDERNWSKLELTIDQIAALAKAQNIVEPGGRIDAGDGRFFVKPAGEVNALAEINRLVVSGVPSRGGVNPIHLEDMGLRVRRGYVDPPTRICRYGDVDFEATANVVAVQMKSGANIVDICSSAKQRIVELRNSGALPPDLAVPIISDQSDSVNQRLREVVFNIISAIVIVVVVVYLVVGFRTAAVMAANIPFVVLTSLAIVTLFGVQLEQMSLASMIISLGLLVDNAVQICDQARTNQIAGMPPKEAAVHGAQTLGKSMLNGTLTTIAAFVPMLIAMDGVNREFIYSLPTTLSVMLAVSWVLAMTFCVILAAWFIRPPKDPSKPTAPLPWLMAKIGSSKLASRFGRQPSVATDSAGQPIGQTAGSNQVAEANGFFFRVYGSSLRWALKHRFVTMAGAFGVLLATTQLPISAEFFPLTQRNQFAVEVWLPESSSIAQTNEVARQVEDVIRRCSSFTNEEGEQDDRLLNMRTMVGGGGARWYLSWEPEALKPNFAEILIQTTDGRRTHDFAEELRRVITHGDEDLGLQPIVGARVVPIELFLGPPADPVVLRVVGNGFANMKTLRDSANRIKKMVDSDPDTISLNDSWGVSSQELYVDVESDRANLARVSNAEVASTLDTYFSGRLLTYYREGEHQVPVYFRLEPESRSLSAIANAHVETSQGKLPLASIATVIPQWRPALIDRRDGNRTIEVRSQVKFGASGNDITMGVFNSPEMKELQGELPDGFKVEVGGALEESQKAQWKMLKSFGMSFVAIIILLIVQFNSLFRTSIIIATLPLALAGALIGLWLTNSAFGFMPQLGVLALFGIVLNAAILFVEFADMSVAERNANDSDDADASEAFNQAIVAAGQQRLTAIFLTTATTVGGLIPLALDGGPLWEGMAWLLVSGLSFATLLTLIVVPVLYSFGRRWSPS; encoded by the coding sequence ATGAATCGTCTGCCCGCATTTGCCGTTTCGCGGCCAACGGTCGTGATCACTTTCGTGTTGATGTTTGTCTGCTGGGGCATCCTTGCTGCGCTAACGATGCCGCGTCGTGAAGACCCTGAATTCACGCTGAAAATCTGTGTTGTTTCCGCCCGATGGCCAGGGGCGTCCGCTGAAAAGATGGAAGAGTTGGTCACGGACCCATTGGAAGAAGCGATCGATGGGATCGAGGAAGTTCGGCTGATTCGGTCAACGTCCAGCAGCGAACAAACCGTGATCTTTGTTGAACTGGAGGAGTGGTTGCCAGGGGCGAAGATCGACGACGCTTGGGATCGCGTCCGAGCTCGGGTGGAGAATGTCCCGATGCCGGATCCCGTGGTGGTTCCGTTCGTGAACGATGAATTCGCGGACACCAGCGTCATCCTGTTCGCGGTCCATCAACAACCGGACGAAGAAACCAATTCAATCGACCCGCGATTCGCTTACTCGGATCGTGAACTGGACATCTACTCCGAACGCATTCGCGATGCATTGCGATTGCTGCCGGGGGTTGCCAAAGTGGAACGTCATGGCGTCCGCGAAGAAGCGATCTATGTTGAGACCGACGAACGCAATTGGTCCAAGTTGGAACTGACGATCGACCAAATCGCCGCTCTGGCGAAGGCTCAAAACATTGTTGAACCTGGGGGCCGCATCGACGCGGGAGATGGACGCTTCTTCGTGAAGCCCGCTGGGGAAGTCAACGCGCTCGCAGAAATCAACCGCTTGGTCGTCAGCGGAGTGCCGTCGCGAGGCGGAGTCAACCCGATTCACTTGGAAGACATGGGGCTTCGCGTCCGCCGCGGTTATGTGGACCCGCCGACGCGAATTTGCCGATACGGAGATGTCGATTTCGAAGCGACAGCCAACGTCGTTGCGGTTCAAATGAAATCAGGAGCAAACATTGTCGATATTTGCAGCAGTGCGAAACAGCGTATCGTTGAACTTCGAAACAGCGGTGCACTGCCGCCTGATTTAGCGGTTCCGATCATTTCAGATCAATCCGACAGTGTGAATCAACGTCTTCGCGAAGTCGTGTTCAACATCATCTCGGCGATCGTGATTGTGGTCGTTGTTGTCTACCTTGTCGTTGGGTTTCGCACCGCAGCAGTGATGGCCGCGAACATTCCATTCGTGGTGCTGACGTCGCTCGCGATTGTGACCTTGTTCGGTGTCCAGTTGGAGCAGATGTCGCTGGCGTCGATGATCATTTCGCTGGGATTGCTGGTCGACAATGCGGTCCAAATCTGCGACCAAGCTCGAACAAATCAAATCGCCGGGATGCCGCCCAAAGAAGCTGCCGTTCACGGAGCCCAAACGTTGGGCAAATCAATGTTGAACGGAACGTTGACTACCATCGCTGCGTTTGTACCGATGCTGATAGCGATGGATGGGGTCAATCGCGAATTCATTTACAGTTTACCGACAACGCTTTCGGTGATGCTGGCAGTGAGCTGGGTCTTAGCGATGACGTTTTGTGTGATCTTGGCAGCCTGGTTCATTCGTCCGCCCAAGGACCCGAGCAAACCCACGGCTCCGTTGCCCTGGTTGATGGCCAAGATCGGCTCTTCGAAACTCGCTAGTCGATTCGGTCGCCAACCATCAGTTGCGACTGATTCCGCAGGTCAACCGATCGGCCAGACCGCTGGATCGAATCAAGTCGCCGAAGCCAACGGATTTTTCTTTCGCGTCTATGGTTCGTCGCTGCGTTGGGCGCTCAAGCATCGCTTCGTTACGATGGCGGGTGCCTTCGGCGTACTCTTGGCAACGACCCAGTTGCCGATCTCCGCGGAGTTCTTCCCACTCACGCAACGCAATCAATTTGCCGTTGAAGTTTGGTTGCCGGAGTCATCCTCGATCGCCCAAACCAACGAAGTCGCTCGTCAAGTCGAGGACGTGATTCGCCGCTGCAGTTCGTTCACGAATGAAGAGGGTGAACAGGACGATCGTCTGCTGAACATGCGCACGATGGTCGGTGGCGGCGGTGCTCGTTGGTACCTGTCTTGGGAACCCGAGGCGTTGAAACCCAACTTTGCGGAAATCTTGATTCAAACCACTGATGGGCGTCGAACGCATGATTTCGCAGAAGAGCTGCGCCGTGTCATCACGCACGGCGACGAAGATTTAGGGCTTCAGCCAATCGTAGGTGCTCGAGTGGTTCCGATTGAGTTGTTCTTGGGCCCGCCCGCCGATCCGGTTGTCTTGCGAGTCGTGGGCAATGGTTTCGCGAATATGAAAACGCTCCGAGACTCTGCGAATCGTATCAAGAAGATGGTCGATTCCGATCCGGATACGATTTCACTCAATGATTCTTGGGGAGTCAGCAGTCAAGAATTGTATGTTGACGTGGAATCCGATCGTGCCAATCTGGCTCGGGTCAGCAACGCTGAAGTCGCAAGCACGCTGGATACGTACTTCTCCGGTCGACTGTTGACCTACTACCGCGAGGGCGAGCACCAGGTGCCCGTGTACTTCCGGTTGGAACCCGAGAGTCGCTCGTTATCGGCAATCGCGAACGCGCATGTGGAAACCAGTCAGGGCAAACTACCGCTGGCATCCATCGCCACTGTTATCCCTCAGTGGCGTCCCGCCTTGATCGATCGTCGCGACGGAAATCGAACCATCGAAGTGCGGTCGCAAGTGAAGTTTGGTGCTTCGGGGAACGATATCACGATGGGCGTTTTCAACTCACCTGAGATGAAAGAGTTGCAAGGTGAGTTGCCCGATGGATTCAAAGTTGAAGTTGGTGGCGCACTCGAGGAGTCGCAGAAGGCTCAGTGGAAAATGTTGAAATCGTTCGGGATGTCCTTCGTCGCAATCATCATTTTGCTGATTGTTCAGTTCAACAGTCTGTTCCGAACATCGATCATCATCGCGACGTTGCCTTTGGCTCTCGCGGGTGCGTTGATTGGGTTGTGGCTGACCAACAGTGCGTTCGGGTTCATGCCGCAGCTCGGTGTGCTCGCGTTGTTTGGGATCGTGCTGAACGCAGCGATTCTATTCGTCGAATTCGCGGACATGTCGGTTGCGGAACGAAATGCAAATGACTCCGATGACGCCGACGCGAGCGAGGCGTTCAATCAGGCGATCGTTGCCGCAGGCCAGCAACGATTGACCGCGATTTTCCTGACCACGGCCACCACGGTCGGCGGATTGATCCCGCTGGCGCTCGATGGCGGGCCGCTTTGGGAAGGAATGGCGTGGCTGCTGGTTTCAGGGCTCAGCTTTGCAACGTTGTTGACTTTGATCGTCGTTCCGGTGCTGTATTCCTTCGGCCGGAGATGGAGCCCGTCGTAG